From the genome of Rubripirellula reticaptiva:
CGAATCGCTGACCCGGCCATCTGCCACAGCTTGCAATAAGTAGCTGTCGTCGGCCGGCAAGAACAAGTCGCCCGTGTTCGTGATTTCGATGGACGACATCAGGGTTTGAGATCCGCCGTATTGCACAATGACTTCGCAACCGCCTTGGCGACGATACTGGCGACAACATGCTTCGATAACGCTGCGATTACTGGACGCACAATACAGCATCAACGGACGGCGACCGCTGGTCGATGATCCCGCTGGATGGGTGCGATCGGTGCCGATTAGGATTCCCAGCGACAGGCTCCAAAGAAGAATCGAACCGCCCATCGCGGCGATCAATTTCGATCTTCCGGTCATAACGTTTGGTGTTCCAAAGTGGGGGAGGTCTCGTCACAGGTCAAGCTGAAAATACCGTATGATTCAGCGCCCACGGCATATCTTAGCAACGGGCACGCGGGACCGGCACCAATGGACTTGGTTGTCGTTTGCAACCGAATCGTCCAGCGGTAACCCCGCGACAGAAATTGAAGGCTAGATCGGATGAGCGTTGTATTGGTAATCGGTTGCGAAGACGAGTTTCGTTTGGCCCTGTCTTGGTGCAAGCGACTGGCTCGCAATGATGAAACACTCATTCGGATTGCGATTCGAGGGCTGGATCGGAACGTTCTGACCGAACAAATCCGCCGAACCGCAGCTGAACGTTTGGAAGTTTCTTCGGATCGCTTGACGGTGGACACCGTTGACGAGTCAGTTGACGCGGTATTGGAGTACCTTGCCGAATCGCACGCCAAAAGGCTGCTGATTTGTTACCAGTCCAACGACCACAGTTGGCAGCAAACGCTATTCGAGCGTGCGACCTGTGACGTTCTATGGATTCACGTGGGCAGCGACGTCGGTTCAGAATCGATCGGTCGAATCTATGGCATCGATAGCGGCAAGGAATCGATTTCGACCCGGCTTGGGGAATCGATGCTGGGCGTTGCTTCAGACGAATCCTATCGTTTCGAAGGTGATGAATCGAATGATCTGGCGGCGGATGCTGCCGAGGGTGATTTGGTCTTGGTGGGCGTTGATCCGCTAAGTGATTCAGAATCACTTTATCGATGGGCCAGAAAGCGAATATCGCAGTCGTCGGTGGCTAACTTTGCTGTCGTGCGAGATGGCGATACGCTGATCGACAACGCCGCGGCGAGAATTCGAAAGTGGTTTGCATCCATCGCGCCACCGATGGATCGCGAACAGCGGACGGCGCTGGCGCAAGACGTCGAAATTGGATCGCGGCCAAATTTAGAATTCTTTGCCCTAATCTCTGCTGCGGCGATGATGGCCGCGTTTGGATTAGTGCAAGACTCGGCGGCTGTCATCATCGGCGCGATGCTGATTGCACCGTTGATGACGCCAATCTTGGGTGCTGGTTTAGCGCTCGCTCATGGTAACCGGCCGCTGTTTCAGTCATCGCTGTTGACGATTGTGCTCGGTTTCATCGGCGCGCTTTTATCCAGCATCTTGATGGGATGGATGGTGGGGCTGTTTCAAGAACTGAAGGCGACTGACGAGATGTGGGCGCGATGTCGACCCTCGCCACTCGACTTTGGTGTCGGGATGATTGGCGGACTTGCGGCGTCGTATGCCCGCACACGGACGCACTTATCATCGGCGCTTGCTGGTGCAGCGATTGCTGCGGCTTTGGTGCCACCGATTTCCACTGCTGGTTTGCAGATTGCCATGGGAAACTGGTATCCGACCGAGAAAGGATTTCCGATTGCCGGACCGCTGCTACTGGTTTCGGTCAACGTGCTGACGATCATGATTGGATCGTCGTTTATCTTGTGGGCACGTGGGATGCGCAGTGAGACCAAAATTGATGCTCGGTCACGGTGGTCGTTGCGAGTCTTGGCGAGCCTTTTGTGTATCGTGTTGTTGGCACTAATCTGGCTTCTGCGTTGGTCCGAAGCCGAGATGTCACTCGGGCAATGACACGTCGCTGGCGTCGACATAGCCTTGGCGAATTTGGATGGCCTCGTCTTTGCGTTTGATAAACGCATCCAACACGGTGGGATCAAAGTGAGTTCCGCGACCGTCGGTCAAAATTTCCAGGCACTTATCGACCGGAAATGCTGCTTTGTACGGCCGCTGCGAACTGAGTGCATCGAAGACATCGGCGACTGCAACGATCCGTCCTTCGATGGGGATGTCTTTTCCTGCAAGTCCGTTGGGATAGCCCGATCCATCCCACTTTTCGTGGTGAGTCGCTGCAATCACTGACGCTAGCTTCAGCACCGGCGACGTCGTGGAACTCATGATTTGCATTCCGACCGACGTGTGTTGTTTCAGTCGAATCGATTCTTCGTGGCTTAGCGGGTTGATGATTCGGCGACCGATTCCACAGTGGCCGCGCATGATCTCGAACTCATGCGGGTCCAGTTTTCCGGGCTTGTGCAAGATCGCGTCGGGGACGCCAATCTTTCCGACGTCATGCAATTGAGCAGCCTGTTCGATCAAGTCGATCGCGGCGCGAGGAAACCCAAGTTCATCAGCGATCAGCGCGGCGTATCGTCCCACGCGAAGCACGTGTTGTCCGGTATCATCGTCACGGTATTCACCGGCTCGAGCGAGGCAGTGAATGGCTTCTTGGCGTGAACGGATCAATTCGCGGGTTCGAACGCGGACCTGTCGTTCAAGTTGTTCGGAATACTGAGCCAAGTGATCCTGATAAGCTTTTACGGCCAATACGTTTTCGACGCGCAGAATCAGCTCGCTGGGGTCGACAGGTTTGGCAAGAAAATCAGAAGCGCCCGAACGCAATGCTTGCAGTTTTACCTCGGGCGAAGTGCTGGCGGTCAACACCACGGTCGGAATCAGCTTGAGTTCCGTATCGGATTTCATCGTTTCAAGAATCTGTAACCCGGATACCTTGGGCATATTGATGTCAAGCAATACGATGTCGGGGCGTTGGTCTCGGATCTTATCGATCGCAAGGGTCGAGTCCGTGGTGGTGATGAAGTTTGAAAACCCGTCTTCTTCCAAATAGGCACGCAAAATTTCGATGTTGGTTGATTCGTCATCCACGATCATGACTTGCGATTCTCGGACGGCCAAACTGCTCCGCTCGGCAGAGGCAGGCGAAAAATCAACGCCCAAGACCAACGTGCTTTTCGTTGGGTCCTGGTCGGAAGCGCTGAATGTGTCAGGAATTGGAGTGATGTTGATCATAGGGATTCGAGTGCTCTTTTCCGAAATTGCCTTCTAGTCCTAAAGTCTAGGCCGGTACAGAGACATTCCAGAAGTTGTGGGGCAGAGTGATACGAATTCGTACTTTGACAGGAGGGTTGTAACAGTTCGTTGGGTTGTAGACGGCACTTAGTGATCGGGCAGCGAAGCTCGTCAAGGGTTTCGCCTGTGATCTATTTTGTCGATCGTATTGATGACGCGGGCGACTACCAGTCCCGGTGGTTCATCTGACGCAAATGGTTTGTCGGTTGGCGGCTAAGTCGCGTTTGATTCCGTACAGTCAACGGATTCGGGCACTTCGATTCGTGCTCTCATTTCGCGAAGACTGACTAGGGTTTGGCGTATTTCTTCTAGGTCACCATCCGAGCCCAGGGTTTCTAGGTGAGCCGCGCGTTCGGACATTCCTGCGAACCCGCAGTTGCCACTTGAACCTTTCAATGAGTGACCCATTTCGGTCAGCAAGGATCGGTCTTCGTCAACGATCGCTTTTTCGATCATGTCGAATCGTTCGTCGAGTCGGTCGACGAATTGGGCGACGATTTCTCGGAACCGCTCTTTGTGGATCGGCAGGGTCGAACGAATTGGTTCGTTAACGGATTCTTCAGGGGCCGGCAAAGCGTCAAGCATTTGGATTTGAGCAACGCCCGTTTCGATGCTGACCTCGAGTCCTGCGATTTCTGCGAGCATTGAAATCAATCGATCAAAGTCGACGGGCTTGGTGAGAAATCCTGTGCAACCGGCATCCAGGCATTCTTGTTCGGCGTGCTGCATTGCATGCGCGGTCAAGGCAATGATGGGTTTGTCATAGCCTTGATCTCGCAACGTTCGTGTTGCGGTGTACCCATCCATGATGGGCATTTGCATGTCCATTAGGATCACGTCCCATTCCTCGGCGGTTGCCAACTGCACGGCTTCGAGTCCGTTTTCCGCTGTCTTGTACAACGCGCCAGCCTCACCCAAAATGACGCTCATCAATTCGCGGTTTTCTTGGCCGTCATCGACTAATAGGACTCGCATGTTGGGCAATCGAATCGCAAGATGCGTTTCGCTTTCGGTGGCGGATTCCAGTTCTTCGATGTTGGGATAATGCAGTTCAACTTCGCTTTCGCAAGGGGCGTTGATCGTGACTGTGAATACACTTCCCTCGTTCACGCGACTGGTGACGGCGATACCGCCGCCGAGCGCTTCGGCGAATCGTTTGCTGATCGACAGCCCCAGTCCTGTGCCGCCAAAACGACGGGTCACGCTAGCGTCGGCTTGCGAGAATGGGTTAAAGATTTTTTCGGTGGACTCGGCTGTCATGCCGATGCCCGAGTCAACGACTTGGAAAACCATGACAGGGTGACCGCCGGTGTTGTCCCATCGCGTGACAATTTTGACCCCGCCGTTTTCGGTGAACTTGATTGCGTTGCCGGCCAAGTTCGTCAGGATCTGCCGCAAACGGGCAGGGTCGGTCTGGACGGTCCTGGGGATCATTCCATCAAATTCGTATTCCAACGTGATCGATTTTTCTTCGGCACGAATTCGCATGACCGTGACGACTTCCGCGACGATGCGATCGACTTCGGTCGCAATGGACTCGATTTCCAATCGGTCGGCTTCGATCTTGGAAAGGTCCAAGATGTCGTTGATCAAGTTCAGCAGGTGCGTGCCGCTCGAGTGAATGGTGTTGAGATGTTTTCGACGCTTGCTTTCGTCGTGTTCGATGTTCCGCTGCAAAACTTCGGTGAAGCCCAAAATGGCGTTCATCGGAGTGCGGATTTCGTGACTCATATTGGCCAGGAACGCGCTTTTGGATTGGTTCGCCGCTTCGGCAGCGTCACGCGCCTTGGCAAGTTCGAGTTTGTTTTCTTCCAAGACTGTGATGTCTTCAAGCGTGACCATCGTGCCGCAGCCAATGATGGGCGTGCTGTTGACGTTCAACGTGCGATGGTGGTCACCGACTTTGATTTTCATCAATCGGCCGTTTACCATCTGGCCAGTTCGCAGGGACTCGTCCCATGGCAGTTCGCCTTCGCAGATCCAAGGAATCGAGGATGTTTTTTGACCCTCAGTTTCTTTCACGTCACGCTGCAAGCAATCGGCAAGCAATTGATTGACCAAGATGATTCGATCGCGATCGTCGATCAGCAGAAGACCGACGCCCAAGCGATTAAACGTATCACGCACATGTTTCGGAGCCGCGCCGTGCGGGTCAAGGCTTTCCAACGCCTTACGCAGAAAGAACGAAAACTGAATCAGGCAGGACGGTATCAGCACGATCATTAGCCACGCGGGTGCCCAATAATTCAAACCCCAGAATCCACCGGTTGATTGGAATGCGACTTCTAAACGTCCGAATCGTTCACCGTTTCGAAACACGGGAACCGACATGTGATCCGCATCCACGTCGGCACCAACTGTCCATGCGGTGTCGTGAGTTTCGGTAGCGACCAACAGGTCACCTTCGTCCGATCGAAAACCGATGCTGGCGATCTGTTGGTCTCGAGCGACGATCGACAGCAGGACCATGTTGAGTGCCTCAGATTTTTCTTCGGCCATCAAAACGGTAGCGTTGATCGCTAACGCTTCACAAAGTTTCGAACGACCGTGTAGGATTTCACGCTGCTCGTTCGGAAAGAACCCAAACGCGCTGGCGCACAGCAGCGTGCCGACCATCAGTCCGACAAGGCCGAACGAGATACGGAGGCGAATCGGTATTCGTGAGTAAAGACGTTTCATGGTGAGTCGTTAGGTGGGCATCGTGATCGCTGATTTCGCAATCGCTGGTCACGATGGATAGGTGAGGTTAGGTTCCGTCGGAATCGTTATTTGACTGGTTGTCGAGGGCCTCGCTGCGGCGAGCCATGAGTTCTTCGAGAGATTCGTTATCGGATTTTTCTCCCGATCCTTGCATGATCAGTAACGGGTCGACAGCGCGCCAGGCCGGCATCTGAGCCAGCAATCCAGACGCCAGAACACCGCTTCGTAATGCCCAAGCAATGACACCGACGGTCACGCTAGAGGCCGCTGCTCCGGTTGCGCCTACGACGATCAGGTCACCTTGGATTTGGGATTCAAGCTGGTTTCGATGTTGGTCCAATTCGTTCCACATCGCGCCCGGTTGGGTTAGCAAAATGTAGTTCAGTTGGGACTGCGTCAATTCGGATTGCGTGTCAAGAACGTTGCTTCGGGATTCAGAATCTTTGGAGCTTTGGCGATCTTCTTCGTTGAGAGAATTTCTGGAATCGATATCGCTTCCGTCTTGGGAAAGGATTGCCGCCAATGCCGCTGGATTGCTCGACTGAGCAACCGTCGACGAAGTGTAGGAAGCCTCGACGGCGGTCGGCATCACCATGTTTGGTTTGTCGTCATCGTCGTCATCGGAATTTTTTGAGGTGACGATGCCGCTGACGATCACGTTTTTGTCGCTATCGGA
Proteins encoded in this window:
- a CDS encoding DUF389 domain-containing protein, which translates into the protein MSVVLVIGCEDEFRLALSWCKRLARNDETLIRIAIRGLDRNVLTEQIRRTAAERLEVSSDRLTVDTVDESVDAVLEYLAESHAKRLLICYQSNDHSWQQTLFERATCDVLWIHVGSDVGSESIGRIYGIDSGKESISTRLGESMLGVASDESYRFEGDESNDLAADAAEGDLVLVGVDPLSDSESLYRWARKRISQSSVANFAVVRDGDTLIDNAAARIRKWFASIAPPMDREQRTALAQDVEIGSRPNLEFFALISAAAMMAAFGLVQDSAAVIIGAMLIAPLMTPILGAGLALAHGNRPLFQSSLLTIVLGFIGALLSSILMGWMVGLFQELKATDEMWARCRPSPLDFGVGMIGGLAASYARTRTHLSSALAGAAIAAALVPPISTAGLQIAMGNWYPTEKGFPIAGPLLLVSVNVLTIMIGSSFILWARGMRSETKIDARSRWSLRVLASLLCIVLLALIWLLRWSEAEMSLGQ
- a CDS encoding HD domain-containing phosphohydrolase, whose amino-acid sequence is MINITPIPDTFSASDQDPTKSTLVLGVDFSPASAERSSLAVRESQVMIVDDESTNIEILRAYLEEDGFSNFITTTDSTLAIDKIRDQRPDIVLLDINMPKVSGLQILETMKSDTELKLIPTVVLTASTSPEVKLQALRSGASDFLAKPVDPSELILRVENVLAVKAYQDHLAQYSEQLERQVRVRTRELIRSRQEAIHCLARAGEYRDDDTGQHVLRVGRYAALIADELGFPRAAIDLIEQAAQLHDVGKIGVPDAILHKPGKLDPHEFEIMRGHCGIGRRIINPLSHEESIRLKQHTSVGMQIMSSTTSPVLKLASVIAATHHEKWDGSGYPNGLAGKDIPIEGRIVAVADVFDALSSQRPYKAAFPVDKCLEILTDGRGTHFDPTVLDAFIKRKDEAIQIRQGYVDASDVSLPE
- a CDS encoding response regulator; the encoded protein is MKRLYSRIPIRLRISFGLVGLMVGTLLCASAFGFFPNEQREILHGRSKLCEALAINATVLMAEEKSEALNMVLLSIVARDQQIASIGFRSDEGDLLVATETHDTAWTVGADVDADHMSVPVFRNGERFGRLEVAFQSTGGFWGLNYWAPAWLMIVLIPSCLIQFSFFLRKALESLDPHGAAPKHVRDTFNRLGVGLLLIDDRDRIILVNQLLADCLQRDVKETEGQKTSSIPWICEGELPWDESLRTGQMVNGRLMKIKVGDHHRTLNVNSTPIIGCGTMVTLEDITVLEENKLELAKARDAAEAANQSKSAFLANMSHEIRTPMNAILGFTEVLQRNIEHDESKRRKHLNTIHSSGTHLLNLINDILDLSKIEADRLEIESIATEVDRIVAEVVTVMRIRAEEKSITLEYEFDGMIPRTVQTDPARLRQILTNLAGNAIKFTENGGVKIVTRWDNTGGHPVMVFQVVDSGIGMTAESTEKIFNPFSQADASVTRRFGGTGLGLSISKRFAEALGGGIAVTSRVNEGSVFTVTINAPCESEVELHYPNIEELESATESETHLAIRLPNMRVLLVDDGQENRELMSVILGEAGALYKTAENGLEAVQLATAEEWDVILMDMQMPIMDGYTATRTLRDQGYDKPIIALTAHAMQHAEQECLDAGCTGFLTKPVDFDRLISMLAEIAGLEVSIETGVAQIQMLDALPAPEESVNEPIRSTLPIHKERFREIVAQFVDRLDERFDMIEKAIVDEDRSLLTEMGHSLKGSSGNCGFAGMSERAAHLETLGSDGDLEEIRQTLVSLREMRARIEVPESVDCTESNAT